In Scomber japonicus isolate fScoJap1 chromosome 7, fScoJap1.pri, whole genome shotgun sequence, one genomic interval encodes:
- the pla2g4ab gene encoding cytosolic phospholipase A2, whose product MASNIIVEQQFSHKFTVTVVKAENVTKGALGDLLDTPDPYVELVIPTAPESRKKTAHIDNDINPKWNETFHFILDPNQQNVLEITLMDANYVMDETLGTASFDISKLKVGQTKMETFLIGKATKVYLEMLLEICTKLDLRFSLALCEEEKQFRQTRRERVMLGIKKLLDMEKPRFLPSSPEEVPVIAIVGSGGGFRAMVGFSGVMKALFESGVLDCATYVAGLSGSTWYMSTLYSHTEFPNKGPKEINIELMKRVSSNPLRLLLPQHITNYIQALWSKKALGQPVTFTDIFGMLIGETLIPARMDTKLSEFQEKVNQGQCPLPLFTCLHVKPDVSELMFADWVEFSPYEIGMAKYGTFMTPDLFGSKFFMGTVVKKYEENPLHFLMGVWGSAFSILFNRVLGVKDTVGGSTMEEELEQIKPQHIVGEDSLDNDDGPRQGGTENPEAEDEYHRTAQASWVQRMVTSLFSDSSLFNTREGRAGKVHNFMLGLNLNTNIPFSPVSEVTFQAPTPDEEVDAVTDPDEFDRIYEPLDVKSKKIHVVDSGLTYNLPYPLILRPQRGVDLIISFDFSARPSDSSPPFKELLLAEKWARMNKLPFPKIDPKVFDREGLKECYVFKPKKGEKNCPTVIHFVLVNINFRKFKAPGVPRETEKEKEVADFDIFDDPESPFSTFNFQYPNEAFTRLHDLMEFNTLNNLEVIKEAIKERIVARKENPSGLSLPFSLSEIPKKRFLKREPKPWNLLGNDNE is encoded by the exons ATGGCTTCCAATATAATT GTGGAACAACAGTTCTCTCACAAATTCACAGTGACGGTAGTTAAAGCAGAAAACGTCACCAAAGGAGCGCTGGGTGACCTGC TGGACACACCAGATCCCTATGTAGAGCTGGTCATCCCGACGGCTCCggagagcagaaagaaaacagcgCACATAGACAATGACATCAACCCAAAATGGAACGAGACCTTTCACTTTATATTAGACCCCAACCAGCAGAATGTCCTGGAG ATAACATTAATGGATGCCAATTATGTGATGGATGAGACACTTGGAACAGCGTCCTTCGACATCAGCAAGCTCAAAGTAGGCCAGACAAAGATGGAGACTTTCCTCATTGGCAAA GCAACCAAAGTGTACTTAGAGATGCTACTGGAAATCTG CACAAAACTGGACCTGCGGTTCAGCCTGGCCCTCTGTGAAGAAGAGAAACAGTTCAGACAGACCCGCAGAGAAAGAGTGATGCTGGGTATCAAGAAGCTGCTGGACATGGAGAAGCCTCGTTTCCTCCCCAGCTCTCCAGAAGAG gtgCCAGTCATAGCCATAGTGGGTTCAGGAGGTGGTTTCCGTGCCATGGTTGGCTTCTCAGGTGTGATGAAGGCGCTGTTTGAGTCTGGTGTCCTGGATTGCGCCACCTATGTCGCTGGTCTCTCTGGATCCACCTG GTACATGTCCACTCTCTATTCCCACACTGAGTTTCCAAATAAGGGCCCAAAGGAGATCAACATCGAGCTGATGAAAAGAGTTAGCAGTAACCCGCTGAGGCTCTTGCTGCCCCAACACATCACCAACTACATTCAGGCCCTGTGGAGCAAAAAAGCCTTAGGGCAGCCTGTAACCTTCACCGATATCTTCGGTATGCTCATAGGAGAGACGCTTATACCTGCG AGGATGGACACCAAGCTGAGTGAATTTCAGGAGAAAGTAAACCAGGGCCAGTgtccccttcctctcttcacaTGTCTGCATGTCAAGCCAGATGTTTCTGAGCTCATGTTTGCAg ACTGGGTGGAGTTCAGCCCTTATGAAATTGGGATGGCCAAGTACGGCACCTTCATGACCCCTGACTTGTTTGGAAGCAAGTTCTTTATGGGAACTGTTGTCAAGAAATACGAGGAAAATCCTCTTCATTTTCTAATGG GTGTGTGGGGCAGCGCTTTCTCAATCCTTTTCAACAGAGTGCTGGGGGTCAAAGACACAGTTGGTGGCAGCACCATGGAAGAGGAGTTAG AGCAAATCAAACCACAGCACATCGTCGGAGAGGACAGTCTAGACAATGATGATGGGCCACGTCAAG GTGGCACAGAGAACCCGGAGGCAGAGGATGAGTACCATCGCACCGCTCAGGCCAGCTGGGTTCAACGAATGGTCACGTCACTTTTCAGTGACTCTTCCTTGTTCAACACAAGAGAGGGCCGGGCCGGGAAG GTGCATAATTTCATGCTGGGCCTGAACCTAAACACCAACATCCCGTTCTCTCCTGTGAGTGAGGTCACATTCCAAGCCCCTACACCGGATGAGGAGGTGGATGCTGTCACAG ATCCAGATGAGTTTGATCGTATCTATGAGCCTCTGGATGTGAAGAGCAAGAAGATCCATGTGGTGGACAGCGGCCTAACCTACAACCTTCCCTACCCCCTCATCCTGCGACCGCAGCGTGGTGTTGATCTCATCATCTCCTTTGACTTTTCTGCACGACCCAGCGACTCCAGCCCCCCGTTTAAG GAGCTCCTGTTGGCAGAAAAGTGGGCTCGAATGAACAAGCTCCCATTCCCCAAGATTGACCCAAAAGTCTTTGATCGAGAGGGCCTGAAGGAATGCTACGTCTTCAAACCAAAAAAAGGCGAAAAGAACTGCCCCACTGTCATCCACTTTGTCCTGGTCAACATCAACTTCAGGAAATTCAAAGCGCCTG GTGTTCCCAGAGAGactgagaaagagaaggaggtggcAGATTTTGACATCTTTGACGACCCAGAGTCGCCATTCTCCACCTTTAATTTCCAGTACCCCAACGAGGCCTTCACCCGACTCCATGACCTCATGGAGTTCAACACTCTCAACAACTTGGAG GTGATTAAAGAGGCCATCAAGGAGCGCATTGTGGCCCGGAAAGAAAATCCCTcaggcctctctctccctttctcgcTCAGTGAGATCCCGAAGAAGAGATTTCTCAAAAGAGAGCCAAAACCCTGGAATCTCCTTGGAAATGATAACGAGTAG